A region of Verrucomicrobiia bacterium DNA encodes the following proteins:
- a CDS encoding autotransporter-associated beta strand repeat-containing protein — MKCHFRFSSAANRHQLAANAIILAAGFFCTALHGQTPAFPGAVGHGAFASGGRNGSIYRVTTLANSGAGSFRDGVSQPNRIIVFDVGGYMTLSSEVPMSRNLTIAGETAPGGGIAIRGAEVSTGSSTNIIIRHVRFRPGNIADSGAHCINIRGTNIILDQVSLEFGPWNNVGGVNADNLTIMRSLIADPIGQQFGAHMERIGGKITWYQNIFANGHGRQPMAKINTVFINNVVYNYQAAYDTGDTSGIFSHDVIGNYFITGPATTSAGNSWYQMNANQSFYTAGNLRDSNDDGVLNGSATAPSGVVVLASPWSPMTPLIPAASAPAAFRQTLSLAGAWPRDQVDQIILREVRSIGILGPYPLPNSQNITGLGNNGFGTINGGPLPLDTDSDGMPDFWESAVGSNANGNDALNIDASGYAAIEHYLHWLAEPHALTRTNTFVDIDLSTYTAGFTNAFPIFHLANSSNGVVSLVNGRTARFTPAAGMSGFGGFQFAVTSADGLNLTNRVSIIVSDLPTPADLVWRGDGVANVWDVGTTLNFAEGGAPVVFNSGDNVILDDSGSNSPAIQLAAPINAGMVSVVSEQDYTFHGFGFAGGTRLFKTGSGRLTLNNTNTFSAGGFINEGVLQLGDGIAMNGSISGNVTNNSTILFANPGSVNSAANFGGSGTFIKTGAGALTLSGSQSYTNLTIVESGTLEFNGGVPAGDITNNAVVALRPAGAMTYSGSIGGPGRLLTGSSGITLTLSGNNTFTGGINITSGNLRFASSSAAGFGPVTNSSSGLVYIGPDVVITNDFILTSATTDLGMRAESGVGVWAGNITVLGGGSWRPGSDGGTFVFTGAAHQGSRNFIVPRGAVHFASNAVVSATGAATALGRDSTDGNRSANITIRDNAVLELGVCSMGGGRQGGSVTLTLQNNAALSTGANSFDLHNVNRANAATTLRLNGGALTVGSFTKTRTHTNTIQFNGGWLQAGGPHGDFLPAFANQRALVQTGGARIDDNGFDIGISQALTRDPALGAAPDGGLTKIGSGAVTLSGVNSFNGPVHILEGRLKAAASSALADAGVLHVAAGAVLDVAMGGTFVLDAGRSIEGDGVVNGAFELGNGAFAKPGSNGVGTLTFDHSLTLDAGSTILMDVRSADGARDLIFVDATLIFGGTLVVTNIDPALFAAGQQFQLFEAGAMVGVFDSIQLPALGAGLAWNTNALHTSGIISVAAATAVTFNSIGRTNGNIVLTAAGGAPGGTYYLLTATNLALPLSDWIPLETNLFDGSGGFRREVPVDSLESLRVFRIRAH; from the coding sequence ATGAAATGTCATTTTCGTTTCTCTAGCGCCGCAAACAGACATCAGTTAGCCGCGAACGCGATTATTCTGGCCGCAGGGTTTTTCTGCACTGCGCTGCATGGCCAGACTCCTGCCTTCCCGGGCGCGGTCGGTCACGGAGCGTTTGCCAGCGGCGGCCGCAACGGTTCCATTTATCGTGTCACCACGCTCGCCAACAGCGGCGCCGGGTCATTCCGCGACGGTGTAAGCCAGCCCAATCGGATCATTGTTTTTGATGTGGGCGGCTATATGACGCTGTCGTCGGAAGTCCCGATGTCGCGCAACCTGACGATCGCTGGCGAAACAGCGCCAGGCGGCGGCATCGCCATTCGCGGCGCGGAAGTTTCCACTGGGTCCTCGACCAACATTATCATTCGCCACGTCAGATTTCGGCCCGGCAACATCGCGGACTCCGGTGCGCACTGCATCAACATCCGCGGAACCAATATCATTCTCGACCAGGTGTCGCTCGAGTTCGGCCCGTGGAACAACGTCGGAGGAGTCAATGCGGACAATCTGACGATCATGCGCTCGCTGATTGCCGATCCCATCGGACAGCAATTCGGCGCACACATGGAACGGATCGGCGGCAAGATTACGTGGTATCAGAACATCTTTGCGAATGGCCATGGACGGCAACCCATGGCGAAGATCAACACGGTCTTCATCAACAACGTCGTCTACAATTACCAGGCGGCCTACGACACGGGCGACACTAGCGGCATCTTTTCCCACGACGTGATTGGCAACTACTTCATCACGGGTCCGGCCACGACGAGTGCGGGCAACAGCTGGTACCAGATGAATGCCAACCAGAGTTTCTACACAGCTGGAAACCTGCGGGACAGCAATGACGACGGCGTCCTTAACGGTTCGGCAACCGCGCCATCGGGCGTCGTCGTCCTCGCCTCTCCGTGGTCGCCGATGACACCTCTCATTCCGGCTGCAAGCGCGCCCGCAGCTTTCCGCCAGACCCTCTCTCTGGCTGGCGCATGGCCGCGCGATCAGGTCGATCAGATCATCCTGCGCGAGGTGCGGTCGATCGGAATCCTCGGGCCGTATCCCTTGCCCAACAGTCAGAACATCACAGGCCTGGGCAACAACGGCTTTGGCACGATCAACGGCGGCCCGCTCCCGCTCGACACCGACTCCGACGGCATGCCCGATTTTTGGGAATCCGCGGTGGGTTCGAACGCAAACGGGAACGATGCGCTAAACATCGATGCGAGTGGCTACGCCGCAATTGAACATTACCTTCATTGGCTTGCCGAACCGCACGCGCTCACGAGAACCAACACGTTTGTTGACATCGATCTCTCCACGTACACCGCCGGTTTCACGAATGCATTTCCAATCTTTCACCTTGCGAACTCGAGCAACGGCGTCGTGTCGCTCGTGAACGGCCGGACGGCGCGATTCACTCCCGCGGCGGGGATGTCCGGCTTTGGCGGATTCCAGTTCGCTGTAACCTCTGCCGACGGATTGAATCTGACGAATCGGGTCAGCATCATTGTTTCGGATTTGCCCACGCCTGCTGATCTCGTCTGGCGCGGCGATGGTGTGGCGAACGTTTGGGATGTGGGAACAACGCTGAACTTTGCTGAGGGCGGCGCGCCCGTGGTTTTCAATTCGGGCGACAACGTCATCCTGGACGATAGCGGTTCGAATTCACCCGCGATTCAACTGGCCGCCCCCATCAATGCGGGGATGGTGTCCGTGGTGTCAGAGCAGGATTATACATTTCATGGATTTGGATTTGCGGGAGGAACGCGGCTGTTCAAGACGGGCTCGGGCCGGCTCACGTTGAACAACACCAACACATTCAGCGCGGGCGGGTTTATCAACGAAGGTGTTTTGCAACTCGGCGATGGCATCGCGATGAATGGCAGCATCAGCGGCAACGTGACGAACAACAGCACGATTCTCTTCGCCAATCCCGGCTCAGTGAACAGCGCGGCAAACTTCGGCGGTTCTGGGACGTTTATCAAAACAGGAGCGGGCGCGCTGACCTTGAGCGGAAGCCAGAGCTACACCAACCTGACGATTGTCGAATCGGGCACGCTGGAATTCAACGGCGGTGTTCCCGCGGGAGACATCACGAATAACGCAGTTGTGGCGCTTCGACCGGCTGGAGCAATGACCTATTCCGGATCGATCGGTGGACCCGGCCGCTTGCTGACGGGCAGCTCTGGAATCACGCTGACCCTCAGCGGAAACAACACATTCACGGGTGGAATCAACATCACTTCCGGCAACCTGCGATTTGCAAGCAGCAGCGCCGCGGGATTCGGGCCCGTGACCAACAGCAGCTCAGGACTCGTATACATCGGGCCGGATGTCGTGATCACAAACGACTTTATCCTGACCAGCGCCACCACAGATTTAGGGATGCGGGCGGAAAGTGGCGTGGGTGTGTGGGCAGGGAACATCACCGTCCTGGGGGGCGGCTCCTGGCGCCCTGGCAGCGATGGCGGAACGTTCGTTTTCACGGGTGCCGCGCATCAGGGATCGCGCAACTTCATCGTTCCGCGCGGGGCGGTTCACTTCGCGTCGAACGCTGTCGTCAGCGCGACGGGCGCAGCCACGGCGCTCGGGCGGGACAGCACCGATGGCAATCGCAGCGCCAACATCACGATTCGCGACAACGCGGTGCTTGAGTTGGGTGTCTGCTCAATGGGCGGCGGGCGGCAGGGCGGTTCGGTGACGCTCACGCTTCAGAACAATGCTGCGCTTTCCACGGGTGCAAACAGTTTCGACCTGCATAATGTGAATCGCGCGAACGCCGCAACTACTTTGCGGCTGAACGGCGGAGCGCTGACGGTAGGCAGCTTTACCAAGACCCGCACCCACACCAACACCATTCAATTCAACGGTGGCTGGTTGCAGGCGGGGGGGCCGCACGGTGATTTCCTGCCTGCATTCGCGAACCAGCGCGCGCTCGTGCAAACGGGCGGTGCGCGCATTGACGATAACGGCTTCGACATCGGAATCTCGCAGGCGCTGACCCGCGATCCCGCGTTGGGCGCGGCGCCGGATGGCGGGCTGACCAAGATCGGCTCAGGTGCGGTAACTCTCAGTGGTGTTAACTCTTTCAACGGGCCGGTCCATATTCTTGAAGGCAGGTTGAAGGCCGCGGCTTCGAGCGCTCTTGCAGACGCCGGCGTCTTGCATGTAGCGGCTGGCGCGGTGCTGGATGTCGCGATGGGCGGCACATTCGTTTTGGATGCCGGGCGTTCCATCGAAGGCGACGGCGTGGTGAACGGCGCGTTTGAACTGGGCAATGGCGCGTTTGCGAAGCCTGGCAGCAACGGCGTTGGAACACTGACATTCGATCATTCGCTCACCCTTGACGCCGGCAGCACGATCTTGATGGACGTGCGCTCTGCTGACGGTGCGCGCGATTTGATCTTCGTCGATGCCACATTGATCTTCGGAGGGACGCTGGTCGTAACGAACATTGACCCGGCCCTCTTCGCCGCTGGTCAGCAATTCCAAT